Proteins co-encoded in one Garra rufa chromosome 7, GarRuf1.0, whole genome shotgun sequence genomic window:
- the rps18 gene encoding small ribosomal subunit protein uS13, which produces MSLVIPEKFQHILRVLNTNIDGRRKIAFAITAIKGVGRRYAHVVLRKADIDLSKRAGELTEDEVERVVTIMQNPRQYKIPDWFLNRQKDIKDGKYSQVLANGLDNKLREDLERLKKIRAHRGLRHFWGLRVRGQHTKTTGRRGRTVGVSKKK; this is translated from the exons ATG TCGCTCGTCATTCCAGAGAAGTTCCAGCACATTCTGCGTGTTCTCAACACGAACATTGACGGAAGACGTAAAATCGCGTTTGCCATCACCGCTATCAAG GGTGTGGGAAGGCGATATGCCCATGTGGTGCTGAGGAAAGCCGACATTGACCTGAGCAAACGGGCTGGAGAACTCACTGAGGATGAG GTGGAGAGGGTGGTGACCATTATGCAGAATCCTCGCCAGTACAAAATCCCTGACTGGTTCCTCAACAGACAGAAGGACATTAAAGATGGAAAATACAGTCAG GTCCTCGCTAACGGTCTGGACAACAAACTGAGAGAAGATCTGGAGCGTCTGAAGAAGATCAGAGCTCACCGCGGTCTCCGTCACTTCTGGGG TCTGCGTGTGCGCGGTCAGCACACCAAGACCACCGGTCGTCGCGGTCGCACTGTGGGAGTGTCCAAGAAGaagtaa
- the vps52 gene encoding vacuolar protein sorting-associated protein 52 homolog — translation MAEAQISGAVHSHSGADTVAAMSFLQEEKSDFDVGPSLNLGDLDITTDEFILDEVDLHIQANLEDDLVKEALKTGVDLRQYSKQVETELQRIEQASIKDYIKESQNIASLHNQITACDSILERMEGMLSGFQSDLSSISSEIQTLQQQSVSMNMRLKNRQAVRSQLSQLVDELVVPSTMISVILDSPVTEQEFLEQLHELNSKINYAKELSFRETLACSDIQDIVDRLKLKAVSKIREFILQKIYSFRKPMTNYQIPQNTLLKYRFFYQFLLANERTVAKEIRDEYVDTMSKIYFSYFKSYSGRLLKVQYEDVADKDDLMGVEDTAKKGFFSKPSFKSRNTIFTVGQRGAVLSPAELEGPILIPHAAQRGDSRYPYETLFRSQHYALLDNGCREFLFLSDFFMVAGNSALDLFNSIMGKTLSMFLKNLSTYLSDCYDSIAVFLCIHIILRFRAITVKRNIPALDKYWEAVLELLWPRFELILEMNIQSIRNTDPQKLGVLDTRPHYITRRYAEFSSAIVSINQTFPNERTNTLLGQLQIEVENFVLKMAAEFPSRRDQLIFLMNNYDMMLSVLMERAADDSKEVEGFQQLLLARTQEFIEEILSPPFGGMIAFVKESEALMEKGQLDKLKNDEARITQLVRGFSSTWKQSVEALSQDVMRSFTNFKNGTSIIQGALTQLIQYYHGFHKVLSQPTFRSLAVRSELINLHHLMVEVKKHKPNF, via the exons ATGGCGGAGGCGCAGATCTCTGGAGCTGTACATTCACACTCCGGCGCTGATACTGTGGCTGCGATGTCGTTTCTACAGGAGGAG AAGTCTGACTTTGATGTGGGTCCTTCACTGAATTTGGGAGATCTGGACATCACCACAGATGAGTTCATTCTGGACGAGGTGGACC TTCACATTCAAGCAAATCTGGAGGATGATCTGGTGAAGGAGGCACTCAAGACG GGTGTGGATCTGCGGCAGTACTCCAAACAGGTGGAGACAGAGCTGCAGCGCATCGAACAAGCATCAATCAAGGACT ATATCAAAGAGAGTCAGAATATTGCCTCTCTACACAACCAGATCACCGCCTGCGACTCCATCCTGGAG CGTATGGAGGGCATGTTGAGCGGCTTTCAGAGCGACCTGTCGTCCATCAGCAGTGAGATCCAGACGCTGCAGCAGCAGTCGGTCAGCATGAACATGAGGCTGAAGAACAGACAGGCCGTCCGCAGTCAGCTCAGCCAGCTAGTGGACGAACTGGTGGTTCCCAGCACCATGATCTC TGTGATTCTGGACAGTCCTGTAACGGAGCAGGAGTTTTTGGAGCAACTTCACGAGCTCAACAGCAAGATCAACTACGCCAAAGAGCTCAGCTTCAGAGAAACCCTGGCCTGCTCCGACATCCAGGACATCGTAGATCGCCTCAAACTCAAA GCCGTCTCCAAGATCCGGGAGTTCATCCTGCAGAAGATCTACTCCTTCAGAAAGCCCATGACCAACTACCAGATCCCTCAGAACACCTTACTCAAGTACAG GTTTTTCTATCAGTTCCTGTTAGCCAATGAGAGGACGGTCGCTAAGGAGATCCGGGACGAGTATGTGGACACCATGAGCAAAATCTACTTCAGTTACTTCAAGTCATACAGCGGCAGACTGCTGAAAGTCCAG TATGAAGACGTTGCAGATAAGGATGATCTGATGGGAGTGGAGGACACAGCCAAGAAAG GTTTTTTCTCCAAGCCTTCTTTCAAGAGTAGGAACACTATCTTTACTGTTGGCCAGAGGGGGGCGGTGTTGAGTCCTGCAGAGCTGGAGGGGCCTATACTGATCCCACACGCCGCTCAGAGAGGAGACTCCAGG TACCCGTATGAGACGCTCTTCCGCAGTCAGCACTACGCTCTGCTGGACAACGGCTGTCGAGAGTTCCTCTTCTTGTCGGACTTCTTCATGGTGGCTGGAAATTCTGCATTGGATTTGTTCAACAGCATTATGGGAAAAACACTCAGCATGTTCCTG AAGAATCTGTCCACGTACTTGTCAGACTGTTATGACAGCATTGCGGTGTTTCTCTGCATTCACATCATTCTGCGCTTCAGAGCCATTACAGTCAAGAGGAACATCCCCGCACTTGACAA gtacTGGGAGGCTGTGCTGGAACTGCTGTGGCCGAGATTTGAGCTGATTTTGGAGATGAACATCCAGAGCATCCGAAACACTGATCCTCAGAAACTGGGTGTTCTGGACACCAGACCACACTAT ATCACACGCCGCTATGCTGAATTCTCCTCCGCTATTGTCAGTATAAACCAAACCTTTCCCAACGAGAGGACCAATACTCTTCTGGGACAGCTGCAG ATCGAGGTGGAGAACTTTGTACTGAAGATGGCGGCTGAGTTTCCCTCTAGACGAGACCAGCTGATCtttctcatgaacaactatgacaTGATGCTCAGCGTGCTCATG gAGAGAGCGGCTGATGACAGTAAAGAGGTGGAGGGCTTTCAGCAGCTCCTGTTGGCCAGAACACAG GAGTTTATAGAGGAGATTCTTTCACCTCCGTTTGGAGGAATGATTGCATTTGTGAAGGAGAGCGAGGCACTAATGGAGAAAGGGCAACTTGACAAACTCAAAAACGATGAAG CTCGTATCACTCAGCTGGTGCGGGGTTTCTCCAGCACGTGGAAGCAGTCTGTGGAGGCCTTGAGTCAGGATGTCATGCGCTCCTTCACCAACTTCAAGAACGGAACCAGCATCATTCAG GGAGCATTGACCCAGCTCATCCAGTACTATCATGGTTTCCATAAGGTCCTCTCCCAGCCCACCTTCCGCAGTCTGGCAGTGCGCTCCGAGCTCATAAACCTCCATCATCTGATGGTGGAAGTCAAGAAACATAAACCAAACTTTTGA
- the LOC141338204 gene encoding CMP-N-acetylneuraminate-beta-galactosamide-alpha-2,3-sialyltransferase 1-like, translating into MLEKFSLLVSGLPRERPQHNCALKQCGFTSLQNESTVANYTKVVEVLFSLFPDKEHYSDRSPSRCRTCAVVGNSGNLVESHYGALIDSQDFVIRMNEGPTKGFEQDVGSKTTHRVIYPESATDIGETTHLILLPFKILDLQWLISIFTTRHINMTYKYVKPSIKADRNKVMILHPAFMKYVYESWLQSRGEYPSTGFISVIFALHICDEVSVFGFGPTNDAVWDHYFENFSSDPNEGPHDKVFEGIVLSQLHQKHRIMLYKGW; encoded by the exons ATGCTAGAGAAATTTTCTCTTTTAGTTTCTGGTTTGCCCAGGGAAAGACCGCAGCACAACTGTGCACTCAAGCAGTGTGGCTTCACT AGTCTACAAAATGAATCAACTGTAGCCAACTACACCAAAGTGGTGGAGGTGTTGTTTTCCCTCTTCCCAGATAAAGAGCACTATTCCGACAGGAGTCCCAGCCGCTGCAGGACCTGTGCTGTAGTGGGCAACTCTGGCAACCTTGTCGAATCCCATTATGGTGCGCTCATAGATTCACAAGACTTTGTTATAAG GATGAATGAAGGCCCAACAAAAGGTTTTGAGCAGGACGTGGGGTCTAAGACCACTCACCGTGTCATCTACCCGGAGAGTGCTACGGACATTGGCGAGACGACTCACCTCATTCTGTTGCCCTTTAAGATTCTGGATCTGCAGTGGCTCATCAGCATCTTCACCACCAGACACATCAATAT GACATACAAGTATGTGAAACCATCCATTAAAGCAGACAGAAATAAG GTGATGATCCTCCATCCTGCATTTATGAAGTATGTCTACGAGAGCTGGCTGCAGAGTCGTGGAGAATACCCTTCTACAGGCTTTATATCAGTTATATTCGCTCTGCACATCTGTGATGAG GTCAGCGTGTTTGGATTTGGACCAACAAATGATGCAGTTTGGGATCATTACTTTGAGAATTTTAGCAGTGACCCTAATGAAGGCCCTCATGATAAAGTCTTTGAGGGCATAGTGCTCTCTCAACTCCACCAGAAACACAGAATTATGTTGTATAAAGGATGGTAA